In Castanea sativa cultivar Marrone di Chiusa Pesio chromosome 6, ASM4071231v1, a single window of DNA contains:
- the LOC142638928 gene encoding uncharacterized protein LOC142638928 — protein MSGEEAAGPPGPKALRLLYFVGAGFICTAAINKWRELERKAILKKEQQLPPTPISPDTVQKAVD, from the exons ATGAGTGGAGAAGAGGCGGCGGGGCCCCCAGGCCCAAAGGCCCTACGTCTGCTGTATTTCGTTGGCGCTGGAT TCATATGCACGGCTGCAATCAACAAGTGGCGAGAGCTGGAGCGAAAGGCAATCCTAAAGAAAGAGCAGCAATTGCCTCCTACTCCAATTTCTCCTGATACGGTACAAAAAGCCGTCGATTAA